The bacterium region AGCACCTTGCGCAGGGCAACCTCGCGGCACTCCGGGCAGGTATCGAGCGGATCCGCCGAGAAGCTCTGGAAGATCTCGAACCGGTGACCGCACTCCTTGCACTGATAGACGTACGTAGGCATTCGCAGGTACTCCGGTCGGGACTGGGGAGCACGGCCCGCGACGAAGGGCCGTTCCGGGCGGGATCATACCAGCACCCTCCTAGACTCCACCGGAGATGCTGATCGGTGCTATCGCCCTCTTCCTCGGAGCCTATTTGGTGGGTGGTATCAACATGGCGCTGGTCGTGTCCCGCGCCAGGGGAGTGGACATCCGGCAAGTGGGGAGCGGCAATCCGGGCGCGTCCAACGTGTTGCGTGCGCTCGGTAAGGCGCCGGCGGCCGCCGTATATCTGGTCGACCTGGCAAAGGGGTTCCTGCCCGCGCTGGTGGGGTCTCTCGCCTGGTCGCCCACCATCGGGACTGTGGCCGGCCTGGGGGCGGTAATCGGTCACTGCTACCCGATCTATTACCGGTTCCGGGGAGGGAAGGGCGTGGCGACGGC contains the following coding sequences:
- the plsY gene encoding glycerol-3-phosphate 1-O-acyltransferase PlsY; its protein translation is MLIGAIALFLGAYLVGGINMALVVSRARGVDIRQVGSGNPGASNVLRALGKAPAAAVYLVDLAKGFLPALVGSLAWSPTIGTVAGLGAVIGHCYPIYYRFRGGKGVATAGGVMLAVSPQVMVAMVIVYGAALAFSRISAVGSLAAAVVSIPVLLITGETGATVAWFALMMALIVFRHRSNLSRLRSGTENRLA